GTACCTGTCCGTAAACGTGTCGCCCGGCACCGTCTCCAGCCCCGCACTGCGCGAGGCGCTGGCGGCGGTGGATGCGCGGCGGGTGGTGCTGGAGATCACGGAGCACAGCTCGGTGACGCACTACGACGAGCTCGTCCGGGACCTGGACGAGCTGCGCGGGCTGGGCGCGCGCGTCGCCGTGGACGATGCGGGGGCGGGGTACGCCAGCTTCCGGCACATCCTGGCGCTGCGCCCCCACACCATCAAGCTGGACCGCGACATGGTGTGCGGGATCGACGAGGACCGCGCGCGGGAGGTGCTCGTGGGCGCGCTCGCCTCCTTCGCGGACAGTCTGGGCGCGACGGTGGTGGCGGAGGGGGTGGAGACCGCCGGCGAGCTGGACACGCTGGTGCGCCTGGGGATCACGTGCGGGCAGGGGTACTACCTGGCGCGACCGGCCCCCCTCCCGCTCCCCGGCATCGTGGTGTCGCCCACGCCGCAGCGGCTGGCGCATCCTCGCGCGGCGCCCCGGGTGGAGGACTTCGCCGGGTACGTGCGCGCGCTGCTGGCCGACGTCGCCGCGGCCACGGGGCTGGAGACGAGCTTCCTCAACATCCGCAACCTCGCGGACGACACGCTGGAGCATCGCTACGTCCACGATCCGGCCGGCATGGGCGTCCCGGCGGGCCACGCCATCTCCTGGACCGGGTCGCTCTGCCAGCGCTGCCGCGAGGCGGGGCTCGTGTGGACCGCCGACGTGAGCCGCGACCTCCCCGGCGCCGCGGAGGAGGATGCGGAGAAGTTCGGCACCTTTGTCTCCGTCCCCGTGCTCGGCGCGGGCGGCGAGGAGGTGATCGGGACGCTGTGCGCGGCGGGTCGCTCGCGGCGCTACCTGAGCGACCGCACCATCGTGGAGGTGGAGCGCATCAGCCGCGGGATCTCCGACTTCCTGGTGCGCCGCGGCATCAAGCTGCACGACGGATCGGTCACCGCGGCGGGTGGGTAGGGGGCAACGTTCCGGGGGATCGCGGGATCGAAACCTTTGTGCGCTCCGCCCCGTTACGGGAGCAGCCACCCGTCGTCCCTTCCTCCGGAGCTTCCCTCATGCGTGCCCTCGTCCTGGTCTGCGCCGCCCTCGCACTCGCCGCCCCCGCCCATGCACAGCGCGGCCACAGCCGCGGCGATTCCGACACGCGCTTCGTAGAGCGCCAGCCGCTTCGCCGCGCCACCTCCGCCATCCAGACGCGCGGCGGCGAGGTGGCCCTCCTCCTGATCGATCGGAAGCTGGTGATGCAGCTCACCGATCGCGGGCTCAGCGAGATCGACCGCGACATGCGCGACGACGCGAAGAAGGAGGAGTCGGGCTTCGCGCGCGTCGTGGCCGGGATGGTGCGCGGCGGGGTCCGCACGATGCTGGACCGCGGGATCGAGTACCCGGTGTCCGAGCTGCGCGAGGCGCGCTACGAGAACGGCCGCCTGGTCCTGGAGGACCGCGAGGGCAACTCGATCTTCAAGGACGTGCAGGTGAACGACGTGCAGGTGATGGAGAGCTTCTCGCCCGCCGAGGC
The DNA window shown above is from Longimicrobium sp. and carries:
- a CDS encoding EAL domain-containing protein — encoded protein: MQNSAVQAIARRYLKVARNALAMDVVWLAERTGSDQILHAVDGDPGPFGISEGSVIPWPISYCSRALDGTLPSVIPDARAHPDAAALAITERLGIGSYASAPVHLPDGTLFGMVCCLGRGANPQLGPGDGRLLDALAASLGEDLARAAIPRPARISRGDVERAIAGQGVATVLQPIVGLADMRMVGAEALTRFEGPGGSPDVWFARAAELGLGVELEIATILSALALLPAIPAEVYLSVNVSPGTVSSPALREALAAVDARRVVLEITEHSSVTHYDELVRDLDELRGLGARVAVDDAGAGYASFRHILALRPHTIKLDRDMVCGIDEDRAREVLVGALASFADSLGATVVAEGVETAGELDTLVRLGITCGQGYYLARPAPLPLPGIVVSPTPQRLAHPRAAPRVEDFAGYVRALLADVAAATGLETSFLNIRNLADDTLEHRYVHDPAGMGVPAGHAISWTGSLCQRCREAGLVWTADVSRDLPGAAEEDAEKFGTFVSVPVLGAGGEEVIGTLCAAGRSRRYLSDRTIVEVERISRGISDFLVRRGIKLHDGSVTAAGG